TTAACTCGACATCGATACCTAGTTGTTTGAGTTTTTTAGCAACTTTTAAAGCTATATCTCCTCCTTTACGATACCAACTGACTCCGAGAAACAATAACTTACATCGCTCTGCTGTTCTTGCTTCTACTAAGTTTTGAATGTCGTCAATCGTGCGATCGCATTCTATGTTAGCTCCATATGGTACGATTTCAACCTTACTGCGATCGATTTGATAGCTATTCATTGCTGCTTCCGCCGCCCAAGTGGAGGGGAAAACCGCCAGTTGCACTTTACTGAGGGCAAGTCGATCGAGCGTTACGAGATTATCGATCGTTTCTTGACAAAGGTTGCTAAAATCATCGTAAAAGTCAATGCAAGCTCCATAAGTATTTGTCGTCCATAAAACAATCGGTTGCTGGCATTCTACATAGGCGATCGTAGAAATATCTGGACAAACAACTAATTGAGAGTTACTGTTAGATAACTTGGTGTTAATTTGTCGAGCGTAATTCTTTTGTAAATCGAGCGCAGCCCAATCGTAATACGCTTTGGTAGACAAATATTTATACAAACGTCTTTTGAATTTAGTCCTTAGAGAATGCCGTTCTGTTAACGGACCAATATATTCAAAATTAGTAAACCGCTCTTTGAGTGCTTCAGCTTTGTAATAACTCGTGCCACTAAACCCGATTGCTTTTGGATGCCACTTATTGCTGTTAAAAATATCATAATGAGTCACAAAAGCTATGTTCATATTCAGTGAAGCTCAGCAAAATCTAGCAAATTATAACAGAACTTGCTCAAAAAACTAGGCTTACTAGATTAAATCCATAATTAACTTTTTTGCTTCCTTGGCTGCCACATTCCAGTTAAGCCGAATTTCGTACTCATAAAAAGAAGAATTGGCTAAGGCTTTATACCGCTCGTAATGCTCGAATAAATGAGTTACGTAAGTGCAGTACTCGGAGATATCTGTATCTAGCTCGACGACTTTTCCATTCACATCATCTTTAACAATTGTTTTGATTCCACCTACATTTGTAGTTAAACAGGGAACGCCAAAAGAGTTAGCTTCAATTAAAACATGAGGAGCGCAATCAGCGCGGGTAGGTAGGATCAGAAAATGCGAATCAGCTAAAATTCGATCGAGTGCAGTTCGACCATCTGCTGTTGATTTGTTAATATAGCCAATAACTGTAACGTAATCCGGTAAGATTTCCGACTCAGGCGGATGACATCCCACGACAGTTAATTCTGTTGGTAAACCAGCCTCATTTAATGCTTTGGTTACTGCTAAAGCTACATCTCCACCCTTACGCAACCATTCCACAGCAAAAAATAACAGCTTGCAAGTTTTGTTATTCCTCGCTTCCACGATATTATTCACATCATTAAGGCTGCGATCGCATTCTATATTTGCACCCCAAGGAATGACTCTGACCTTTGATGGTTCGACACCGTAAGCGTCAATTGCAGTTTGAGCCGCCCAGTCAGATGTATAGATAATCATCTCACAGCGATCGAGTGCTGCTTTTTCCATTGCCGTAATATTATGAAAGTTTTCTCGACAGAGATTACTGAGATAAGGATAAAAGTTTATCAGTGAATAAAGCGTCGCATCAGACCACAAAACTATCGGCAGATCGGAGTCAAGATATGAAATTGGCAGAGAATTTTCTGGACATAAGATGGCATCTGACTTGAATTGCGACATTTTCTGTAGGGCTTGATTGGCATAATTGCGCAAAACAGCAGGATCGGTCCAGTGATAGTATTGCTTTTTCAGCACAGAAGTATATATTCGCCGTTTTATTCTAGTCGATAGGGTATTTTTTGCCTCTAAAGGTCCCACCAAATCAAGTTTTACGTTTTGTTCTTCCAAAGTCCGTGCTAGGAAATAGCCTGCTGCACATAAACCTGATTGGTACTTCGGCCACTTTGCCTGGTTCAGGACATCATATGTAGTGAGGTAAGCTATTTTCATGACTTCAGGTATAAGTGGCTGTAAGGTTTAAATTGTCTGAATAGCTGAATCGTAGAACCACCAACTGTGTTTGGTACGAACGGATGTTTAAACGGTAAAAGCAGATACTACAGCGTGCATCGTTTGCTAAAGTTGCGATCGCGCTCGGTTGTTGAGTATTTGCTAAACAGTGTAGGAGTCTGTAACTTACACTTGTTATGATGTTTGGTTCGGGAACATACTAACAAACATCAAGCCCCATAACCAACTCACAACACCAGAGATTTCGGTCTCAACGCTGCTTTCAACTGCGTGCTAAATGCAATACTGCTACAATTGCCATTCTTGAGAAGCAATCGAAAATGCCGGAGCAGAAAAAGTCTTGCATGTTAAAACCAGATTATGTATTGAATTTGACGATTCTTCGCAAAAAAGCTACTCTCCGAATTGTCCCATGCTAGCATTATCAGTCATTCAAACTACTTAGTGATGAAGCAGACACGATCTATTGACGCTTGTTGACTTTTTCGGTTAAAAAAAGTTCCCTTATCGTTGCTACCTCAGTTTTTATCCATAAGACCATATTATGTATTTCAATATTTGGCAATGCGAATGTTTACGCAAAATACCTCAATCTAGGTATGTCGAGAGGAAGACGATATTATGTGCTATCTGTAGCTAGCATGAGAACGAAATATATTTTGAGGACACTTAAGTAATATAAGACCCAGCCACGATACTTGCTGCGGAGCTTTTTTCACTGTAAGTTCAGTCCTATTCTCTGTCAGCAATCTCTACGTGAGAGCGAACACGTAAATTGTCATTCTGATACACGAAACAAACAACGCGCTCTGTTTTGACGGTAACCCTGCATTACAAATTTGTACCTGAAGTATCTCGGGTCGAGAAGGAAGAAATTGTTCGTTTTGATACTTGTTTTTTGTCAGTACAACCAGAACGGCGCTGACAACATTCACAAATACCACCAACTTACATATAAACTACTGAGTTACGACATATTTCTATGAAATTGTTATCCCTTGAGGTGTTATTAAATAAACAAATATAAAGTTTTCCCAAGGGTTGACAACTAGATTGCACACCTAATAGTATACTATGGCAATTTCATGGCATGATTATCGGAATGATAGGAGAAATAAACTGGCTACTCAATATGTTTTGGATTGCAATGTCGGTAGATACAGCTATAACTAGTTGGTGTAACTGGTCAGTAGATCGTCAAGTGATAGTCTCAGTTTAAGGCTCGATTGAGGAGCTAATAAATCAATGCGGAAAGTTAATCTACTAAACTTGGATTTTGACAATTTAAGTATCAAAGAACTACTGAGGCAGCTAAAGTCAGGGGTTGTGTTTACGCCTAATGTAGATCATCTGATGAAGTTACAATGCGATCGCGAGTTTTTGCGAGCTTACGAAATAGCTGACTACAAACTATGTGATAGTCAAATATTGGTCTATGCCTCGCGATTTTTGGGTACGCCAATTAAGGAAAAAATTTCTGGTTCAGATTTTTTTCCTGCCTTCTGTACCTATCACAGAAACAATGAAAAAATCAAGATTTTCTTACTAGGTGGACAAAAAGAGACTGCGGTTAAGGCACAAGAAAAGCTCAATAAAAAAATAGGTAGAAATATAGTAGTTGCTGCTCATTCTCCCTCTTTGGGGTTTGACCGTAATGAACTAGAATGCGCAGAAATAGTTGAAATGATTAATCGCTCGGGAGCTACAGTATTAGCAATCGGGGTGGGAGCGCCAAAACAAGAAAAATGGATTTATCAGTATCGAAACAAGCTACCTAAGATTGATTTTTTTTTGGCTGTAGGTGCAACAATTGATTTTGAAGCAGGAAATGTCAAGCGAGCGCCGAAATGGATGAGCGAAGTAGGCTTTGAATGGTTGTATAGACTTTTGCTAGAACCTCATAGATTGTGGAAAAGATATTTAGTAGAAGATCTACCCTTCTTCTGGTTAATTATCAAGCAAAAGTTTAACATGTATACAATTCCCCATAGAGAGAAGCGGGTCTATAAGTCAGGTAATTAATAGGATGAGATAATCTGTCTGATGACTTTGGTTAAATTTGGTTGAAAGCTTTGTAGAGACACGATATTTCGCGCCTCTACGATGAGCTAGCAACCTCACTGAAGAGAGATTTTCCTACTTCTCACTCATCACTTCTGCGGTCATTTTGGAGTCAATTTGATATAGTCAAATGCTAGCTTATAACTGCTGCTTTGAGCATTTTTATCCACTACGGTAAATTTAAAAGATTTGTTACCAGAGGCATCAAAGGTAATGTTGCCTAAATCTAGCTCCACGTAATCAGAAGATGAAGCATAGAGATCTTGAGGATTACCGCAGTTAGTACCACCAATCGACAGTTGAAATTTGCCTCTATTGTGATATCGTTTGACTCCAACCCTGACATTAAAAGTTCTGGCTTCTGGTACGTTGACTGTATAAGTGACAGAATCACCTACTTTATTCGAGTCAAGCATCGTTCCCATGTGATTGCTTAACTTAGCGTCTGCTTTGGCGTTCCCTAAAAATATTACATGAGCCAGGTTAGATTTAGCTGCTACTTTCAATCCTTCAGTTTCAGAAATTATCGGTGTGACTGCGCGTGTTGAGGGACTATCTTTGTGTCGCCACACCTTAATGTAATCGACGTTGGAGTAACTGGGAAACGGAGTTGTCTCATCTGGTGGGGTATTAATCCAAGCCTTACCAAGGGCAAATGTTGCCATCACATACATTGCTTCCGCAGAAATGTGTTCTGTAGCCGTGTAGCGCCGCCGTTCCATACCATCGATATACCAAATGATTTCTTTAGGATTCCATTCCACTGCATATGTATGGTAGTCGGCAGAAAAATCAGCCCCGGTATATGCCCAAGGAGAGCTTTGGTGCTTGCTAGTCGGAGTGGAATAGTGGTAGGTCATATGCATGTTGTTGGGTTGGCTACCCAAATACTCAGCGATATCAATTTCTGGAGGCCACGCTCTACGTTGAGAAGCTAGCCAAAAGGTTGTCCAAAAACCCCGACCGTTAGGCATTTTTGCTCGCATTTCGGCATAACCATACTGAAAAGCAAACTTATCGTGCGAGGAAATCATTCCAGAGGTATATTCATAGCCATTCATTTTGCGTTTCTGGGCTCTCAAACGAAGAATGCCATTGTTTACAAATACATCATCTGGTTGATACCACTGCACGTCTCCACTACCACCATTCGTACAGCCATTATTCCCCCACCAATAACAAGTACTCCATTTCTTTTTGTCGAGTTGCGTACCATTAAAATCATCGCTGAACACAAGCGCCCAACCATCGCCAACAGGGTCAGCTAAGACAGTAGTAGGACTGCACAGTACAGCTATGAGGCTCAATCCTTGCAGAATTTTTTTAGTATATTTAAGAAGATGAGGATATCGCTTCACAATATTTTTCCTATGAATAATTAGGGCGATGGTGGAATCTCAAGTGAATTCCAGATAGGTAAGTTATTTGCTGAAAAAAATTTGCACGAGCCAACCTATACTTCAAGCGAAATAGCTGAAGTTAGATAGTCGAAAGCTGGCATGTCAAATTTATGAAGATACTTGCGTAGCTATGGCTATTCGCTCAAGCACATAAATTAGAACAATAAATGTACAGATAGCTATTAATAAAAGGCTGTTTATTGCCACATAATCTATCAATTGATAGATCGATTTGAATACTTTCTGTTAGTTTGTGCTAGATGTTTTAATTGCCCAAACGCTTTAGCGTCAGCAATCTATATATAAATTTAACAATTTCTTTATTGTGGCTCAATCGAGATTTCACGGAAAATTGTTAATAGAGAGTTTTTACTGAGAGGTGATATGAAATTTTATTGATTCTTTAAAAACTTTTGGCAAAGTGGTACTCCGCAATACCAAATTCACGTAATTTTTAAAAGAAACTTGCTAGCAACAAAGATTTACTTACATACTTGTAGTAAAAACAACAAATAATTCAATATAAAATAAACATTTAATAGTGATAAGAAATCTGCGATCGCACCTGAAAATACGCACGACGTTCTTATATGTAGTAATATTACTGACAAAGACGAACTCATAGTGAGTGAGTAGCTAATGGCTAGTAGCTCAACTGACAACCAACCCTAGCCCCTCTCGCTCAATCTTCATTCCTTAACTGCCATGCTGCGCCAAACGCTGCACCTGCACCCGCAATTAAACCCGTACTCATGCCTTGTAAAGTTTTCATGACAGAATTTTGAGTCAAACAGTCGCTGGTGACATTGTTAGCTTGCAAACACTGTTTACTTTCCGCCCAGCTTGACGTACCCCCCAAAATCACACCGGCTGCGCTACAGGAAACAATCAGAAGAGTCAGACGCTTTGTTTTTCTATCCATAGATAGATGCTAATTTTTTCTAGTAGATTATTTTTCTCCACTATCTTACTTGCTTGGCGGCTAGATGCAACAGCGAATTTACAGAAAACCGACAGATGGAGGAAAATGCCCAGCAAAAATTCATCCTACTGGCGATCGCCAGTAGAGCGATTTTCAATTGGGTAAACCAGATCTGTAGGGGCGCACGGCTGTGCGCCCCTACAAATGTCACGTACGCAATCGAGAATTGCTATGAGGTTAAATAACAACTAGATCTTTCCTGAATAAGGTAATATTGAATTATTTAATGTAAAACAATTAATGGGTACAAAACACCTCGGCACACAACAGGAGGTTTTCGCCTTAGATACGCTAGTCAAGTTAGTTCGAGCAGCAGAATCGGTATCGAATCGGATTCATCGCCATTTGCTCGATGTAGATTTGACCGTAAGTCAGTTTGGGGTGCTAGAAGCACTTTATCACCTGGGACCTCTCCATCAGCGAGATTTAGCCGAGAAACTGCTCAAAAGCGGTGGTAACATGACTTTAGTGATCGACAACTTAGAAAAGCGGCAGTTGGTAAGACGGGAAAGAGAAGTCGGCGATCGCCGTTGCATTAAAGTACATTTAACAGAAAAAGGCAAGCACCTAATTAGTGAAATCTTTCCGACGCACGTTGCTGCTGTCGTGGAAGAGATGAGCGTTCTCACCCCAACAGAGCAAACAGAGTTGGGACGCATGTGCAAACGGCTAGGATTAGGAGCGAGAGATATTCCTGCGAGTAGGAGTATCCCCAGCCCCTAGTTTCTTGTTTTGAGATTGTTGAATAGCAAACAGTCTTTCTGGGCAGAGCAGTTAGAATAGAAATAGATAGAGCATAAGTTTGCCCTAATCGACGTATAAAGTTCTTTGAACTCTCCCAAAGCTAGGTTTTGAACATTTTTTATGGAATCAAGTAGTAGTAATTCTGCCAACCCTGGTGAGAAATCACCCCCCAGGTTGGCAGAAATTGTAGGAACGGCGATCGCGGTATTGACGCTCATCGTACCTCTACTGGCGATCGCTCACTACTCGTCAAATGACGTGCAGCTAGAGCAGCCCCTTTCCTATTCGCTACAAAGGACAGATAAATAAGAGTGGCTAGTGGCTAGAGAATTTTAAAATTCTTACTACACCTCACATTTTTGATTTACTGGTCACTGGTAACAGGTCACTGGTCACTGTTCCAAGCCGTCCATATTAGCCTAAAATGCTACAGGTAAAGCGATCGCGCATCGATCGCTATTAGCTGTCATCTTGGAGAATTATTGTGGACTTATCCCGCATTCCGGCTCAACCAAAGCCAGGTTTAATTAACGTTTTGATTGAAATTGCTGCTGGCAGCAAAAATAAGTACGAATACGACAAGGATCTGCAAGCTTTTGCTTTAGACAGAGTGTTATATTCCTCAGTGCAGTATCCCTACGATTATGGTTTTGTGCCGAATACCTTGGCTGATGATGGCGATCCGTTGGATGGGATGGTATTGATGGACGAACCAACTTTTCCAGGCTGCGTCATCGCCGCCAGACCAATTGGGATGTTAGAAATGATTGATGGTGGCGATCGCGATGAAAAAATTCTCTGCGTCCCCGATAAAGACCCGCGTTACGCAAACGTCAAATCTCTCAACGATATTGCGCCTCACCGTTTAGACGAAATTGCCGAATTCTTCCGCAGCTATAAAAATTTAGAAAAGAAGGTCACGGAAATTCGCGGCTGGCAAGATGTCGATCGCGTTATGCCTTTAGTAGAACAGTGTGTCAAAGCTGGTAGCGAAAAAGGTCGCGATTCAGACTCAGAAACTGTTTAACTTCCTAAATGTAGAGACGTTCGTGTAACGTCTCTATACTTAACCCAATTCCCGCCCATGCAACGCACATTTCTCCTCGCCAAAATCCACAATTGCACCCTAACGGGGGCAAATCTTAACTACGTAGGTAGTATTAGTATCGATCGCGCTTTGTTAAATGCTGCTGGGATATTACCCTACGAACAAGTGCAAGTCGTCAACGTAAATAATGGTGAAAGATTAATTACTTATGCGATCGCCGCACCACCAAACTCTGGAAAAGTTGAGTTAAACGGTGCTGCGGCAAGATTAGGGATAAGTGGCGATCGGGTGATTATTATGACCTACGCTCAATTAACTCCAGCAGAACTAGAAACTTTTTGTCCTACAGTTGTTTTAGTAGATAGTAAAAATCGATTGTTAGAAGTACGCCGCTACGACGATCTATTATTAGCTCAAGTTTAGTTTTAGCAGAATTATTTTACTGAGCGATCGCGCTAAGTTGTGAAGAATTCACTTTGCTGCTTCGCACCTCAGTATAAAATTTCTTGATGTATACCTATTTAAAACTGCATTGATATTTTGTGATTTATGTATAAGATGACTTTCTTTCCGATCGCGCTTTAGGTAGACTCATAAAGTCAGAAGATTTACACCAATTAGGGCGATCGCGGTTCTGGTGCGGTGAGGCGATCGAACAGGGAAATAGTAAGGGCATGGAGTTATGAAGAAACTAATCAAAGGGCTGCGGGATTTCAAGACTAACTACTTTTCTACCCACACGGAACTGTTTGAACAGCTTGCCCACGGACAAAAACCGAGGGTTTTATTTATCAGTTGTTCTGATTCGCGCGTCGATCCTAACTTGATTACCCAAACAGAAATTGGAGAATTATTTGTCATCCGCAACGCTGGAAATATTATCCCACCCTATGGAGCAGCCAATGGTGGCGAAGGCGCAGCGGTAGAATATGCAATTCATGCTTTGGGAATTGAGCAAATTGTGGTCTGCGGACACTCCCACTGCGGTGCGATGAAAGGACTGTTGCAATTGGATAAACTTCAGGAAGAAATGCCCTTAGTTTACGATTGGCTAAAGCACGCTGAAGCTACTAGGCGACTGATTAAAGAAAACTATAAGTCTTATCAAACAGAAGAGTTATTAGAAATTGCGATCGCAGAAAATGTTTTAACCCAGATTGAAAACCTCAGAACTTATCCCGTCGTCCATTCGAGAATGTATCAAGGCAAGCTGAAAATCTACGGCTGGATCTATCACCTGGAAACTGGAGAAGTTTTGGCGTACGATCCTGACAGCCATTCCTACGTCCATCCTCAATCCCAACTTGGCGAATACGATCCTCTAGATGGACCAGTAGCAGGCGAGTTTACAGTTAGTAACGCTCCTCCTCCTCCCATCGCCTGCGATTTCCCTCATCGCCAGCACTACGAAGTTGTCAGTAATGGAGACAATGGAGGTTTGCAGGGGTCTTCATCTATATCGTGGCTGTCTTCAGAACAAGCAGAGCGAATTTATCGGGGATCTAATGGTAGGAAATGATCTATGGTGGGCAATGCCCACCCTACTAACAAATGATAAATGACAAATGACAAACGACATTTTTATAGTTGACTGTAGGAGCGATCGCGAACTTGAATTGACTCAATTGCTTGAATTATTCGCGTCAATTGTTGTGCCACTTCTCCACTGGCAAACATCGCCTCTGCTTGAGTGATTCCCGCACTAATATCGGCACAAATACCAGCACGCCATAAATAAAACCCGCCATTCCAAATCGCAGATTGCATCATTTCTGAGGGTTTCCCTTGCAAAACCGATCGCATATCTGCTACTAAATGTTCGGTCGGATCGCAAGGGACATTGTGACTGCTAAAACCATAATCGCGGGGTGAAAGGTGCAGGCGATCGATCGCAATTAACCCCGATTCATCGGTTGTGTCGGGTGTAGATAAACCAATAATATTCGTCCGTTCGCGGGGGAGATCGCAACTCCCCTCTAATCCTTTGACTGTCGTAAAGTTGTTTGTACCGCGTAAAGACAAGGCAACTTGAAACATATGTTCCGTGGGAGGATGGACGTATCCCGCCACAATCTGCGCCGCTCCTGCATAGGGACACCACATCAATTCCATCGTGGCAAAAGGCGGACGCTTGCCAATTTGATCGCGGTATTCAAATATTTTTTGAGCTAAAGGAAAATGTTGGGGTAAATAGACAAATCCCAAACCTGTATTCTCAAAAACTTGCTGAGTTTGGTCTAGAGATAACTCAGTCCAATCAACTCCTAACCCTTGCCAGATCTCTACCAGTGGCACGCC
This window of the Chroococcidiopsis thermalis PCC 7203 genome carries:
- a CDS encoding glycosyltransferase family 4 protein, yielding MKIAYLTTYDVLNQAKWPKYQSGLCAAGYFLARTLEEQNVKLDLVGPLEAKNTLSTRIKRRIYTSVLKKQYYHWTDPAVLRNYANQALQKMSQFKSDAILCPENSLPISYLDSDLPIVLWSDATLYSLINFYPYLSNLCRENFHNITAMEKAALDRCEMIIYTSDWAAQTAIDAYGVEPSKVRVIPWGANIECDRSLNDVNNIVEARNNKTCKLLFFAVEWLRKGGDVALAVTKALNEAGLPTELTVVGCHPPESEILPDYVTVIGYINKSTADGRTALDRILADSHFLILPTRADCAPHVLIEANSFGVPCLTTNVGGIKTIVKDDVNGKVVELDTDISEYCTYVTHLFEHYERYKALANSSFYEYEIRLNWNVAAKEAKKLIMDLI
- a CDS encoding MarR family winged helix-turn-helix transcriptional regulator — encoded protein: MGTKHLGTQQEVFALDTLVKLVRAAESVSNRIHRHLLDVDLTVSQFGVLEALYHLGPLHQRDLAEKLLKSGGNMTLVIDNLEKRQLVRREREVGDRRCIKVHLTEKGKHLISEIFPTHVAAVVEEMSVLTPTEQTELGRMCKRLGLGARDIPASRSIPSP
- a CDS encoding anthranilate phosphoribosyltransferase family protein; the protein is MSNAFRDLLRKVGSGNHTKEDLTRTEAAAATRMMLLREATPAQIGAFLIAHRIKRPTGAELAGMLDVYDELGPKLQPIGSSTPVMVLGIPYDGRDRTAPISPLTALLLTAAGQAMIMHGSDRMPTKYGVPLVEIWQGLGVDWTELSLDQTQQVFENTGLGFVYLPQHFPLAQKIFEYRDQIGKRPPFATMELMWCPYAGAAQIVAGYVHPPTEHMFQVALSLRGTNNFTTVKGLEGSCDLPRERTNIIGLSTPDTTDESGLIAIDRLHLSPRDYGFSSHNVPCDPTEHLVADMRSVLQGKPSEMMQSAIWNGGFYLWRAGICADISAGITQAEAMFASGEVAQQLTRIIQAIESIQVRDRSYSQL
- a CDS encoding WecB/TagA/CpsF family glycosyltransferase produces the protein MRKVNLLNLDFDNLSIKELLRQLKSGVVFTPNVDHLMKLQCDREFLRAYEIADYKLCDSQILVYASRFLGTPIKEKISGSDFFPAFCTYHRNNEKIKIFLLGGQKETAVKAQEKLNKKIGRNIVVAAHSPSLGFDRNELECAEIVEMINRSGATVLAIGVGAPKQEKWIYQYRNKLPKIDFFLAVGATIDFEAGNVKRAPKWMSEVGFEWLYRLLLEPHRLWKRYLVEDLPFFWLIIKQKFNMYTIPHREKRVYKSGN
- the panD gene encoding aspartate 1-decarboxylase yields the protein MQRTFLLAKIHNCTLTGANLNYVGSISIDRALLNAAGILPYEQVQVVNVNNGERLITYAIAAPPNSGKVELNGAAARLGISGDRVIIMTYAQLTPAELETFCPTVVLVDSKNRLLEVRRYDDLLLAQV
- a CDS encoding glycoside hydrolase family 16 protein — protein: MKRYPHLLKYTKKILQGLSLIAVLCSPTTVLADPVGDGWALVFSDDFNGTQLDKKKWSTCYWWGNNGCTNGGSGDVQWYQPDDVFVNNGILRLRAQKRKMNGYEYTSGMISSHDKFAFQYGYAEMRAKMPNGRGFWTTFWLASQRRAWPPEIDIAEYLGSQPNNMHMTYHYSTPTSKHQSSPWAYTGADFSADYHTYAVEWNPKEIIWYIDGMERRRYTATEHISAEAMYVMATFALGKAWINTPPDETTPFPSYSNVDYIKVWRHKDSPSTRAVTPIISETEGLKVAAKSNLAHVIFLGNAKADAKLSNHMGTMLDSNKVGDSVTYTVNVPEARTFNVRVGVKRYHNRGKFQLSIGGTNCGNPQDLYASSSDYVELDLGNITFDASGNKSFKFTVVDKNAQSSSYKLAFDYIKLTPK
- a CDS encoding carbonic anhydrase, with the translated sequence MKKLIKGLRDFKTNYFSTHTELFEQLAHGQKPRVLFISCSDSRVDPNLITQTEIGELFVIRNAGNIIPPYGAANGGEGAAVEYAIHALGIEQIVVCGHSHCGAMKGLLQLDKLQEEMPLVYDWLKHAEATRRLIKENYKSYQTEELLEIAIAENVLTQIENLRTYPVVHSRMYQGKLKIYGWIYHLETGEVLAYDPDSHSYVHPQSQLGEYDPLDGPVAGEFTVSNAPPPPIACDFPHRQHYEVVSNGDNGGLQGSSSISWLSSEQAERIYRGSNGRK
- a CDS encoding inorganic diphosphatase — its product is MDLSRIPAQPKPGLINVLIEIAAGSKNKYEYDKDLQAFALDRVLYSSVQYPYDYGFVPNTLADDGDPLDGMVLMDEPTFPGCVIAARPIGMLEMIDGGDRDEKILCVPDKDPRYANVKSLNDIAPHRLDEIAEFFRSYKNLEKKVTEIRGWQDVDRVMPLVEQCVKAGSEKGRDSDSETV
- a CDS encoding glycosyltransferase family 4 protein, whose translation is MNIAFVTHYDIFNSNKWHPKAIGFSGTSYYKAEALKERFTNFEYIGPLTERHSLRTKFKRRLYKYLSTKAYYDWAALDLQKNYARQINTKLSNSNSQLVVCPDISTIAYVECQQPIVLWTTNTYGACIDFYDDFSNLCQETIDNLVTLDRLALSKVQLAVFPSTWAAEAAMNSYQIDRSKVEIVPYGANIECDRTIDDIQNLVEARTAERCKLLFLGVSWYRKGGDIALKVAKKLKQLGIDVELTVVGCQPITDEPLPDYVVNVGFIKKSDPEGSDRLNQLISDSHFLILPSRAETYGNVLCEANSFGVPCLTTKVGGIPSIIQDNVNGKLFALNADVKDYCEYVAHLFTNYAQYKQLAYSSFHEYETRLNWSAAGKSMQTIITEKFS